GTTTGCGCCCATGATGGCGCTGATGGCCTTGATCCCGATTGCCTATCATACGTTTTTAATCGGTTCAGCCAAGAGCGCGACCTATGGGATGCGTTTTGCCGGGATCAGGGTGTATCGCCTTGATGGGGGGCGTCCAGAATTAATGCAGGCTTTTGTACAGTCCGCTTTATTCTTTTTGACGGTACCGCCAACCTCTTTTCTTATTTTGATTGTGTGTTTGTTTAATCTGCGCAGGCGCTGTCTTCATGATATACTTGCCGGGACTTTGGTGTTAAATATTCCTGAACAAGAATAAGCCTAAGGTAAGCAATGCGCCCGGATCGTACCCAGTCCAAGGTCTTTTTTTATACAACGTCCCCCCTGTCCTGCCCTTATTTGGATGGGGAGGTTGAAAGACGTATTGTGACTGAATTGACTGGGGCAGATGCGGATGATCTGCATAATGCCCTTTCTAAAGGTGGTTTTCGTCGCAGTCACTATATGGCTTATGCCCCTGTATGTCCGAATTGTTCGGCCTGTGTTCCTGTGCGTGTGGATGCGCAGAATTTTCATTTCTCTAAAAGCTGGCGTCGGGTGGAAAAGCAGTTTTCCTATCTGGAAGCAACACTTTGTGAGCCCGTAGCCACCCAAGAGCAGTTTTTATTGTTTGAGAAATATCAAAAAAAGCGTCATGGCGATGGCGATATGGCCTCGATGGATTATTTTGACTATCGCTCCATGATTGAAGAAACGCCGATCAAAACATCGCTTGTTGAATTTCGCGAAGAAGGAACATTGGTTTCAGCCTTGTTGATGGACCATCTCGATGATGGCTTGTCTGCGGTGTATAGTTTTTTTGATGATGCAAAAAAATACCGGGGTATGGGGAATTATATGGTGCTATGGGCGATCCGTCAGGCTGTGGTGCAGAACCTCCCTTATGTTTATCTTGGCTACTTGATTAAAGACTGTCGTAAAATGTCCTATAAGGGACGTTACAGCCCGCTTGAAGGCTGCGTTGACGGGCAATGGGTATTGTTGAATACCGACTAACACTTAGAAAAAAATCAAATATTGCAATGCAGTACGCGTTTTTGCGTATGGTCTTTTGTTTGCAAGTGGTTTGCAGCAGGCGTAAGCTAAATTCTTATTGGTTATCGGATAACCGATGTCCGGTTAACAGATAACCGGATTTGAGAATTTAAATGTGATTAGGGAGGTTTTCACATGAAGCGTCGTGATTTTCTAGCCGGAGCAGCTGCGGTCGGTGCCATTGGTGCAGCAAGTGCT
This sequence is a window from Terasakiella sp. SH-1. Protein-coding genes within it:
- a CDS encoding RDD family protein, translated to MFNSRSNPYEGESRQAVGPDPLEQPEFYDGITQKRILAYVVDFLICAGLGGLGFVLAGIMGIMSFGLLFAPMMALMALIPIAYHTFLIGSAKSATYGMRFAGIRVYRLDGGRPELMQAFVQSALFFLTVPPTSFLILIVCLFNLRRRCLHDILAGTLVLNIPEQE
- a CDS encoding arginyltransferase, whose product is MRPDRTQSKVFFYTTSPLSCPYLDGEVERRIVTELTGADADDLHNALSKGGFRRSHYMAYAPVCPNCSACVPVRVDAQNFHFSKSWRRVEKQFSYLEATLCEPVATQEQFLLFEKYQKKRHGDGDMASMDYFDYRSMIEETPIKTSLVEFREEGTLVSALLMDHLDDGLSAVYSFFDDAKKYRGMGNYMVLWAIRQAVVQNLPYVYLGYLIKDCRKMSYKGRYSPLEGCVDGQWVLLNTD